The Drosophila biarmipes strain raj3 chromosome 2L, RU_DBia_V1.1, whole genome shotgun sequence genome has a window encoding:
- the LOC108034030 gene encoding regulation of nuclear pre-mRNA domain-containing protein 2 isoform X1 → MTETFDEELFETRLEALKDTQEGIQQMSNWCLQHRTNHKKIIQCWLNVFKRVRVDHRLVLFYLANDVIQYSKRKRYEFVECWATALQRATTMVRDERVKDKILRIFKIWEQREIYNEEYLSDLSGLLNIAPPKKSQVDVSDEFQNATLIAKVRECVELAEITDKSMQKLPKPPTFEIEVIKQQLKDKSHSGDIEKEVERCVAFINAYNKNLQNEIKSRKAVLASIEAAKKFYEHQGKEVKVVASAYKSFGTRIKIVKRKLDETIPNLASPIPSPDVNAPSPERDADLQLPEENNVPLQNLFGGGLNGFSSYLDGGKLPFDINDFKRDSKDRGSAIEVIGSRSDDESYVPSANFYKPEPISSSDSSSIPGLGGPAEYTPNPSLFGSSSQEQYIPPPTSHLYGGNGNGGGSVVQENPYTPAPMPPPPLPPSLGPSSGSTDDFNSTWNMSMSWTPLDTSLNSSGASSSSYANQSTPHSPPHFERKANSAAAPIEYNEHLHTNSVALGAEDVDHRTLQLPPAFDFGAKLGLSKDKSRQLVDIDHRNLISLTGSPGGAEKEFSGGDVDYRIVPNPNDEGIMAPPGNNYAKSKTSSPLKSNASSSSESDRVDGAARYDPADMVIDMDMSDDDVEESLREPKEGNGEADPEANGALTPSRPVLLETPSEFINPWETNNSFMGPPLPEEDDQQHQHEQQQQELQQHHQQHQHQQQPPWNQMNPMQLGGGGSAPPPPRPPFGPSFQPYQRFPGPPMNGPDGMHRGRGRGRGWNGPGPGPFRPPYQRMPGPGFDGPGHGPRPFFPRGGGPGGPMRGRGRMRGKAWMM, encoded by the exons ATGACGGAAACCTTCGACGAGGAGCTGTTCGAGACGCGGCTGGAGGCGCTAAAGGACACGCAGGAGGGCATCCAGCAGATGTCCAACTGGTGCCTGCAGCACCGCACGAACCACAAGAAGATCATCCAGTGCTGGCTGAACGTCTTCAAAAGGG TTCGCGTGGACCACCGCCTGGTGCTCTTCTACCTGGCCAACGATGTCATCCAGTACAGCAAGCGCAAGCGCTACGAGTTCGTCGAATGCTGGGCCACAGCCCTCCAAAGAGCCACCACCATGGTGCG CGACGAGCGCGTCAAAGACAAAATCCTGCGAATCTTCAAGATCTGGGAGCAGCGTGAGATCTACAATGAGGAGTACCTAAGTGACTTGAGCGGCCTGCTCAACATAGCGCCGCCCAAAAAGTCCCAGGTCGATGTCAGCGACGAGTTCCAGAACGCCACTCTGATAGCCAAGGTGAGGGAGTGCGTCGAACTGGCCGAGATCACCGACAAAAGCATGCAGAAGCTGCCCAAGCCGCCAACCTTCGAGATCGAGGTCATCAAACAGCAGCTAAAGGACAAAAGCCACTCCGGGGACATCGAGAAGGAGGTGGAGCGGTGTGTGGCCTTCATCAATGCCTACAACAAGAACCTGCAGAACGAGATAAAGAGTCGGAAGGCCGTTCTGGCCAGCATTGAAGCGGCAAAAAAGTTTTACGAACATCAGGGCAAGGAAGTTAAGGTGGTGGCCAGC GCCTATAAAAGTTTCGGCACGCGcattaaaatagtaaaaagGAAGCTGGACGAGACCATACCCAACCTGGCCAGCCCCATACCCTCGCCGGACGTAAATGCTCCCTCACCCGAACGCGATGCAGATCTTCAGTTGCCCGAAGAAAATAATGTGCCACTG CAGAACCTATTTGGCGGTGGTCTGAATGGCTTCTCAAGTTATCTGGATGGTGGCAAGCTACCCTTTGATATCAACGACTTCAAGCGGGACTCGAAGGATCGGGGAAGTGCCATCGAGGTGATAGGTTCGCGATCAGATGACGAATCCTATGTACCGAGTGCCAATTTCTACAAGCCCGAGCCCATTTCCAGTTCCGACAGCAGCTCCATACCGGGTCTTGGCGGTCCCGCTGAATATACTCCCAATCCATCCCTGTTTGGTTCTAGCAGCCAAGAGCAATATATCCCGCCGCCAACGTCGCATCTTTACGGTGGCAATGGAAACGGAGGAGGCAGTGTGGTTCAAGAAAATCCCTACACGCCGGCGCCAATGCCACCGCCGCCGTTGCCTCCGTCCCTTGGGCCCTCCAGTGGATCGACGGATGATTTCAACAGCACCTGGAATATGAGCATGTCCTGGACGCCGCTAGATACCAGCTTAAATAGCAGTGGCGCGAGCTCCTCCTCCTATGCGAATCAATCAACTCCCCACTCGCCGCCGCACTTTGAAAGGAAGGCTAACTCCGCGGCGGCTCCCATCGAATATAACGAGCATCTGCATACCAATTCCGTAGCGCTGGGCGCCGAGGATGTGGACCATCGCACCCTGCAGCTTCCGCCGGCATTCGATTTTGGGGCAAAGTTGGGCTTGAGCAAAGACAAGTCCAGGCAGCTGGTTGACATTGATCACAGGAATTTAATATCGCTTACTGGTTCTCCAGGCGGAGCGGAAAAG GAATTTTCTGGCGGCGATGTTGACTACCGCATTGTCCCAAATCCCAATGATGAAGGCATTATGGCTCCCCCTGGGAATAACTATGCCAAAAGCAAGACCAGCTCCCCGCTGAAATCGAATGCCA GCTCTTCATCTGAGTCGGATCGTGTGGATGGCGCTGCCCGCTATGATCCTGCTGATATGGTAATTGATATGGATATGTCAGATGACGACGTCGAGGAGTCACTAAGAg AGCCCAAGGAAGGTAATGGGGAAGCTGATCCCGAGGCCAATGGTGCCTTGACGCCTTCGCGACCTGTTTTGCTAGAAACTCCGTCCGAGTTTATCAATCCGTGGGAGACAAACAACAGTTTCATGGGCCCACCTTTGCCCGAAGAAGATGATCAACAGCACCAGCAtgaacagcagcaacaagagctccagcaacatcatcagcagcaccagcatCAACAGCAGCCACCTTGGAACCAAATGAATCCCATGCAATTGGGAGGAGGTGGATCagcgccgccgccaccgcgaCCACCTTTTGGACCTTCCTTCCAGCCCTACCAGCGTTTTCCTGGTCCCCCGATGAACGGTCCCGATGGCATGCACCGCGGGCGAGGCAGAGGACGAGGTTGGAACGGACCCGGACCAGGCCCGTTTAGACCGCCTTATCAGCGGATGCCCGGTCCAGGATTCGATGGACCCGGGCATGGACCGCGCCCATTCTTTCCCAGAGGAGGAGGACCCGGCGGTCCCATGCGTGGACGCGGGCGCATGCGTGGTAAAGCTTGGATGATGTAA
- the LOC108034030 gene encoding atrophin-1 isoform X2, with protein sequence MTETFDEELFETRLEALKDTQEGIQQMSNWCLQHRTNHKKIIQCWLNVFKRVRVDHRLVLFYLANDVIQYSKRKRYEFVECWATALQRATTMVRDERVKDKILRIFKIWEQREIYNEEYLSDLSGLLNIAPPKKSQVDVSDEFQNATLIAKVRECVELAEITDKSMQKLPKPPTFEIEVIKQQLKDKSHSGDIEKEVERCVAFINAYNKNLQNEIKSRKAVLASIEAAKKFYEHQGKEVKVVASAYKSFGTRIKIVKRKLDETIPNLASPIPSPDVNAPSPERDADLQLPEENNVPLNLFGGGLNGFSSYLDGGKLPFDINDFKRDSKDRGSAIEVIGSRSDDESYVPSANFYKPEPISSSDSSSIPGLGGPAEYTPNPSLFGSSSQEQYIPPPTSHLYGGNGNGGGSVVQENPYTPAPMPPPPLPPSLGPSSGSTDDFNSTWNMSMSWTPLDTSLNSSGASSSSYANQSTPHSPPHFERKANSAAAPIEYNEHLHTNSVALGAEDVDHRTLQLPPAFDFGAKLGLSKDKSRQLVDIDHRNLISLTGSPGGAEKEFSGGDVDYRIVPNPNDEGIMAPPGNNYAKSKTSSPLKSNASSSSESDRVDGAARYDPADMVIDMDMSDDDVEESLREPKEGNGEADPEANGALTPSRPVLLETPSEFINPWETNNSFMGPPLPEEDDQQHQHEQQQQELQQHHQQHQHQQQPPWNQMNPMQLGGGGSAPPPPRPPFGPSFQPYQRFPGPPMNGPDGMHRGRGRGRGWNGPGPGPFRPPYQRMPGPGFDGPGHGPRPFFPRGGGPGGPMRGRGRMRGKAWMM encoded by the exons ATGACGGAAACCTTCGACGAGGAGCTGTTCGAGACGCGGCTGGAGGCGCTAAAGGACACGCAGGAGGGCATCCAGCAGATGTCCAACTGGTGCCTGCAGCACCGCACGAACCACAAGAAGATCATCCAGTGCTGGCTGAACGTCTTCAAAAGGG TTCGCGTGGACCACCGCCTGGTGCTCTTCTACCTGGCCAACGATGTCATCCAGTACAGCAAGCGCAAGCGCTACGAGTTCGTCGAATGCTGGGCCACAGCCCTCCAAAGAGCCACCACCATGGTGCG CGACGAGCGCGTCAAAGACAAAATCCTGCGAATCTTCAAGATCTGGGAGCAGCGTGAGATCTACAATGAGGAGTACCTAAGTGACTTGAGCGGCCTGCTCAACATAGCGCCGCCCAAAAAGTCCCAGGTCGATGTCAGCGACGAGTTCCAGAACGCCACTCTGATAGCCAAGGTGAGGGAGTGCGTCGAACTGGCCGAGATCACCGACAAAAGCATGCAGAAGCTGCCCAAGCCGCCAACCTTCGAGATCGAGGTCATCAAACAGCAGCTAAAGGACAAAAGCCACTCCGGGGACATCGAGAAGGAGGTGGAGCGGTGTGTGGCCTTCATCAATGCCTACAACAAGAACCTGCAGAACGAGATAAAGAGTCGGAAGGCCGTTCTGGCCAGCATTGAAGCGGCAAAAAAGTTTTACGAACATCAGGGCAAGGAAGTTAAGGTGGTGGCCAGC GCCTATAAAAGTTTCGGCACGCGcattaaaatagtaaaaagGAAGCTGGACGAGACCATACCCAACCTGGCCAGCCCCATACCCTCGCCGGACGTAAATGCTCCCTCACCCGAACGCGATGCAGATCTTCAGTTGCCCGAAGAAAATAATGTGCCACTG AACCTATTTGGCGGTGGTCTGAATGGCTTCTCAAGTTATCTGGATGGTGGCAAGCTACCCTTTGATATCAACGACTTCAAGCGGGACTCGAAGGATCGGGGAAGTGCCATCGAGGTGATAGGTTCGCGATCAGATGACGAATCCTATGTACCGAGTGCCAATTTCTACAAGCCCGAGCCCATTTCCAGTTCCGACAGCAGCTCCATACCGGGTCTTGGCGGTCCCGCTGAATATACTCCCAATCCATCCCTGTTTGGTTCTAGCAGCCAAGAGCAATATATCCCGCCGCCAACGTCGCATCTTTACGGTGGCAATGGAAACGGAGGAGGCAGTGTGGTTCAAGAAAATCCCTACACGCCGGCGCCAATGCCACCGCCGCCGTTGCCTCCGTCCCTTGGGCCCTCCAGTGGATCGACGGATGATTTCAACAGCACCTGGAATATGAGCATGTCCTGGACGCCGCTAGATACCAGCTTAAATAGCAGTGGCGCGAGCTCCTCCTCCTATGCGAATCAATCAACTCCCCACTCGCCGCCGCACTTTGAAAGGAAGGCTAACTCCGCGGCGGCTCCCATCGAATATAACGAGCATCTGCATACCAATTCCGTAGCGCTGGGCGCCGAGGATGTGGACCATCGCACCCTGCAGCTTCCGCCGGCATTCGATTTTGGGGCAAAGTTGGGCTTGAGCAAAGACAAGTCCAGGCAGCTGGTTGACATTGATCACAGGAATTTAATATCGCTTACTGGTTCTCCAGGCGGAGCGGAAAAG GAATTTTCTGGCGGCGATGTTGACTACCGCATTGTCCCAAATCCCAATGATGAAGGCATTATGGCTCCCCCTGGGAATAACTATGCCAAAAGCAAGACCAGCTCCCCGCTGAAATCGAATGCCA GCTCTTCATCTGAGTCGGATCGTGTGGATGGCGCTGCCCGCTATGATCCTGCTGATATGGTAATTGATATGGATATGTCAGATGACGACGTCGAGGAGTCACTAAGAg AGCCCAAGGAAGGTAATGGGGAAGCTGATCCCGAGGCCAATGGTGCCTTGACGCCTTCGCGACCTGTTTTGCTAGAAACTCCGTCCGAGTTTATCAATCCGTGGGAGACAAACAACAGTTTCATGGGCCCACCTTTGCCCGAAGAAGATGATCAACAGCACCAGCAtgaacagcagcaacaagagctccagcaacatcatcagcagcaccagcatCAACAGCAGCCACCTTGGAACCAAATGAATCCCATGCAATTGGGAGGAGGTGGATCagcgccgccgccaccgcgaCCACCTTTTGGACCTTCCTTCCAGCCCTACCAGCGTTTTCCTGGTCCCCCGATGAACGGTCCCGATGGCATGCACCGCGGGCGAGGCAGAGGACGAGGTTGGAACGGACCCGGACCAGGCCCGTTTAGACCGCCTTATCAGCGGATGCCCGGTCCAGGATTCGATGGACCCGGGCATGGACCGCGCCCATTCTTTCCCAGAGGAGGAGGACCCGGCGGTCCCATGCGTGGACGCGGGCGCATGCGTGGTAAAGCTTGGATGATGTAA
- the LOC108034031 gene encoding basic helix-loop-helix transcription factor amos, with protein sequence MLTNNELMEQFYFPDESPAMPEFLGNDAFQQLEQLMYQQDFSASDSQSDGTNSCSLEMFYDTPAVLELEHMLSAQEQQHHQSIPLGKSQGRSSKYWNKQQRSKPYDKLSTSMSSSASSASSTSSSSAGFGGEVLKKRRLAANARERRRMNSLNDAFDKLRDVVPSLGHDRRLSKYETLQMAQAYIGDLVTLLSRDY encoded by the coding sequence ATGTTGACCAACAACGAGCTAATGGAGCAGTTCTACTTCCCCGACGAGTCCCCAGCGATGCCCGAGTTCCTGGGCAACGATGCGTTCCAGCAGTTGGAGCAGCTTATGTACCAGCAGGACTTCAGCGCCAGCGATAGTCAGTCCGACGGAACCAACAGTTGCTCCCTGGAGATGTTCTACGATACTCCGGCGGTCCTGGAATTGGAGCACATGTTGAGtgcccaggagcagcagcatcatcaATCAATTCCCTTGGGCAAGAGTCAAGGCAGGAGTTCGAAATACTGGAACAAACAGCAGAGGAGCAAACCATACGACAAGCTATCCACCTCCATGTCATCATCTGCGTCCTCCGCCTCATCGACTAGTTCATCATCCGCTGGATTCGGGGGCGAAGTCCTAAAAAAGCGGCGTCTGGCGGCCAACGCCCGGGAACGAAGGCGGATGAACAGTCTGAACGACGCCTTCGACAAGCTGAGGGATGTGGTTCCATCTCTGGGTCACGACCGGCGACTCTCCAAATACGAAACCCTGCAAATGGCGCAGGCATACATCGGGGATCTGGTCACGTTGCTCTCCAGAGACTACTAG